From Streptomyces sp. HUAS MG91, the proteins below share one genomic window:
- a CDS encoding DUF6112 family protein, which translates to MKLIQHAQILAYNPGVSPSEGGLPGLDVLKKVMGSINLFGIIAVVGALAISAIVWAWGHHSGGHQAEANGKKGTVVAAGCALLLGAANGIVAFFSAMGTQVH; encoded by the coding sequence GTGAAGCTCATCCAGCACGCCCAGATCCTGGCGTACAACCCCGGTGTCAGCCCGAGCGAGGGCGGCCTGCCCGGTCTCGATGTCCTGAAGAAGGTCATGGGCAGCATCAACCTGTTCGGCATCATCGCTGTCGTCGGCGCGCTCGCGATCTCGGCGATCGTGTGGGCCTGGGGTCATCACAGCGGCGGACACCAGGCCGAGGCCAATGGCAAGAAGGGCACGGTCGTCGCAGCCGGATGCGCCCTGCTGCTGGGCGCGGCGAACGGGATCGTCGCGTTCTTCTCGGCGATGGGGACGCAGGTCCACTGA
- a CDS encoding site-specific DNA-methyltransferase, with protein sequence MPYTLHRGDALAALAGIPDNSVDAVITDPPYNSGGRTSSERTGRSARAKYTSGDAEHDLANFPGENRDQRSYGFWLSLLLTESYRATVESGTVMVFTDWRQLPTTTDALQAAGWTWRGIASWHKPVSRPQKGRLKQSCEYIVWGTKGPVDANRNPVYLPGLYTASQPRKDRVHITQKPVEVMQELVKICPPGGTVLDPFTGSGTTGVAALREGRQFIGIELSDHYADIAEQRLHGALTQDDFELAGPEK encoded by the coding sequence ATGCCGTACACCCTGCACCGAGGCGATGCCCTGGCCGCGCTCGCCGGCATCCCCGACAACAGCGTCGACGCCGTCATCACCGACCCGCCCTACAACAGCGGGGGCCGCACCAGTAGCGAACGTACCGGCCGCAGTGCCCGCGCCAAGTACACCTCCGGCGACGCGGAGCACGACCTCGCCAACTTCCCGGGTGAGAACCGCGACCAGCGGTCCTACGGCTTCTGGCTCAGCCTCCTGTTGACCGAGTCCTACCGGGCCACCGTCGAGTCGGGCACCGTAATGGTCTTCACGGACTGGAGGCAACTGCCCACCACCACAGATGCGTTGCAGGCCGCGGGCTGGACCTGGCGAGGTATCGCCTCCTGGCACAAGCCGGTCTCCCGCCCGCAGAAGGGCCGCCTCAAGCAGTCCTGCGAGTACATCGTCTGGGGCACCAAGGGACCGGTGGACGCCAACCGGAACCCCGTCTACCTGCCGGGCCTCTACACCGCGAGCCAGCCCCGCAAGGACCGCGTCCACATCACCCAGAAGCCCGTCGAAGTCATGCAGGAGCTGGTCAAGATCTGCCCGCCCGGCGGCACCGTCCTCGACCCGTTCACCGGCTCCGGCACCACCGGCGTGGCTGCCCTGCGCGAAGGCCGCCAGTTCATCGGCATTGAGCTGTCCGACCACTATGCCGACATCGCCGAGCAGCGGCTGCACGGAGCCCTCACCCAGGACGACTTCGAACTCGCCGGGCCGGAGAAGTGA
- a CDS encoding C40 family peptidase, translating into MAGSDSAQAAACSQGGAQAVDSAAVAKQVASILKGHGKGSVSLPRLDDPAEQIPNAKTILATGIAMKVPARGQVVALATALQESGLRNLDYGDRDSLGLFQQRPSQGWGTAAQVRNPVHASTKFYEALLKVSGWQSMTVTQAAQAVQQSGLPEAYAKWGSLATALQKAIASSLPTPSVSGSDEAGEKHSVSSASEAASAGCGTGEDGTKFGPIPAGALPKGYKIPATAPTSVQTAIRWGLGQLDTPYQWGGECSDPHGQDPMGRCDCSSLMQASYKAGGISLSRTTYTQVKEGKAVSVDALKPGDLLFTNGTAEVPEHVGMFIGEGLVLQAPHTGDVVKISTLADWRPDVLAARRIV; encoded by the coding sequence ATGGCCGGCTCCGATTCGGCCCAAGCTGCCGCCTGTTCGCAAGGTGGTGCGCAGGCCGTGGATTCCGCAGCCGTGGCCAAGCAGGTCGCGTCGATCCTCAAGGGGCATGGGAAAGGCTCGGTATCGCTCCCCAGGCTCGACGACCCCGCCGAGCAGATACCGAATGCCAAGACGATCCTGGCTACCGGGATCGCCATGAAGGTTCCAGCCCGCGGCCAGGTAGTGGCGCTGGCAACAGCCCTTCAGGAGTCGGGACTTCGCAACCTCGACTACGGCGACCGGGATTCGCTCGGCCTGTTCCAGCAGCGTCCCAGCCAAGGTTGGGGGACGGCGGCCCAGGTCCGTAACCCGGTTCATGCCTCGACGAAGTTCTACGAGGCACTGCTCAAGGTCTCCGGGTGGCAGTCCATGACCGTCACGCAGGCCGCGCAGGCAGTGCAGCAGAGTGGCCTTCCCGAGGCGTACGCGAAGTGGGGATCACTCGCAACGGCCCTCCAGAAGGCCATCGCCTCGTCGTTGCCGACTCCGTCGGTCTCTGGCTCAGACGAGGCCGGCGAGAAGCACTCCGTGAGCAGCGCCTCGGAGGCGGCGTCCGCCGGGTGCGGTACTGGGGAGGACGGGACGAAGTTCGGTCCCATCCCCGCCGGCGCCCTCCCGAAGGGCTACAAGATCCCGGCTACCGCACCCACGTCGGTTCAGACCGCGATCCGTTGGGGGCTCGGGCAGCTCGACACCCCGTACCAGTGGGGTGGCGAGTGCAGCGATCCGCACGGTCAGGATCCGATGGGTCGCTGCGACTGCTCGTCCCTGATGCAGGCGTCGTACAAGGCCGGTGGCATTTCGCTCTCCCGGACCACGTACACGCAGGTCAAGGAGGGCAAGGCGGTCAGCGTCGACGCTCTCAAGCCGGGTGACCTCCTCTTCACCAACGGCACGGCCGAAGTCCCGGAACACGTCGGGATGTTCATTGGCGAGGGCCTAGTCCTGCAGGCCCCGCACACCGGCGACGTGGTCAAGATCTCGACCCTCGCCGACTGGCGGCCGGACGTGCTGGCCGCCCGCCGGATCGTCTGA